GAAGGGACCATCGACCCTTTCCTGAAAACGATCGCCTTTTATAACAAAGACAAGAAGCTGGTATCCTGCCACTATTACGCGACGCATCCGATGAGTTATTACGGCGACGGGCGCGTCAGCAGTGACTTTACCGGCATCGCCCGGAAACAACGTCAGCAGGAAGAGCCAGGCTGTACTCACATTTATTTCACCGGCTGTGCAGGCAACATTTCAGCCGGCAAATACAACGATGGCTCCAAGCCGCTACGAGCGATTCTGGCACGGCGAATTTATGATGGCATCATCGCTTCCGAAAAGCAGTTACAGCCGGAACCGATCGGACATGTCACCTGGAAGACACACGACATTCTCCCGCCGGTCAGAGACACGTTCAACGAGCAGGAACTCAAAAAGACGATCTCAAATAAAGCCAACAGTGTGGTGAACCGGAATCGTCCTTCCTACATGCTCGCCTGGTTACAACGGCTGCAGAAGAAAGTGCCGATTACGCTCAGTTCGCTGCAGATGAACGACATTAAAACGCTGCATCTCCCGGCCGAGAGTTTTATCGAATATCAAATACGGGCGCAGAGTATTCAACCCGATCAGTTTATCGCCACCGCCGCCTATGGTGACGGCGGGCCGTGGTATATTCCCGTTGCCGAAGAATACCCGGCCGGCGGGTATGAAGTGAGTGTTGCCTTCTGTGATCCCAAGGTCGATGCCGTGATTACGCAGGGTATGAAATCGTTGTTGGATAGTTAACGATCAATTTAAAATTTTCAAAGTCAGTTTAGAGGTTGAGTGAGTATCATGGGTATGACAATCATGCGTCGGGTCAAGTTCAATGCGGGACACCGTCTCTTTCGCCATGAAGGAAAATGCCAGTTTTTTCACGGGCATAACTATGTCGCCGACTTCTATGTGACCGGCCCGGAAACCGACGCCGTCGGGCGGATTATTGATTTTGCTCAGTTGAAAGCCCTGCTCAAAGGCTGGATCGATGAAAACTGGGACCACGGGTTTCTACTCAACGTCGAAGACGAAAACGGCCTGAACGCAATCCGCATGGTCGAACCGACTAAATACTTCGTGCTGCCTTATAATCCAACCGCGGAAAATATGGCCCGCTATCTACTGGATGAAGTCTGTCCGAGCGTGCTCAATGATCTCGGCGTGCAGGCCGTCAAAGTCGTGATCTGGGAAACAGAAGAATCCTGTGCCGAAGCGACCATCGATCAGGACGAAAAACGGGAGCACAGCCTGTTCGACGCCTTTCAAACCGACTCTTTTCCTACCGGCTTGAACTGGTAGGAAAATCAGCCATGGCTTCTTGCCAGAATCAACAACACAACAATACATTTGATTCAATTAAGAAGGTCAAAGTCCAAGCACTGCAATTGAGTCATGGCTCTTCAACGTATCCTGCACCCACTTAATGAAATCATTCAGCATGTTGCTTAAAGCAGTCATGCTTTCAGGCTTCTCTTTGGGAAACTGGATATTGCCAGATGAAATCATCAGACTAAAGTCATCCTGAGAAATTGACCCCTGTGATCGTTGCTGTATATTTTTACGAAGCTGCTGTAAATCATTGAGAATTTCTTCCCAGAGTGTCTGGTTAATATCCGTGAAAGCATAATGGTCATACTTCGGGCAGCGTCGTAGCAGAAAGAATTCGATAAAACTGAAATGCTGTTCTTCGAAATAAACAGATTGCAAGTTCCAGAACTGTCCGAGAAATCTGCCAGGTAAAATCTCAAAATAGCACGTACCTTTGAGCTTACTCTTGTCTGTGATCATCCAGGACATAGGGGCTTTCTGATATTGCTGCCTGCTTTGAGTTAACCAGAAAAAAACAGCTCATTAGTCCATACTGTAATTCCCTGCTGTGAAAAAAAAGGTCCTGGATTTTTGATCCAAGACCTTTTTCTGTGTTATTTCTCAATCGCCGAGGCTTAGTCTTCTGCAACGTAAGGCAGCAGGCCGATGAAGCGTGCTCGCAGAACAGCACGGCGGACAGCCCGTTGATACAGAGCTGAGGTGCCTGTGCGACGACGAGGCAGAATACGTCCTTCACGATCCAAGAGAGAACGCAGGGTTCTCAGATCCTTGTAATCGACGTATACGGGACGTGGGATATTTCCATCCGGACAGAATCGACATTTGAGCTTCTTTTTCAGACGAGCTCGTTTTTTTCGTCGCTTGACGATCTCTTTTCGTGATAAACCGACTGACATAGTGTTTTTCCTGTTTCATGCGCCGTAACAAGGGACACCCAGAAACTGGGGCGGCGCTGATTTAAAAATGCTGGCTGGGATTGAAGGCAACACCCTTCAACCTCGTAAAAACGATAGCTTACCAGCTTGATTTCTTCATGCCTGGAATCAGGCCGTCTAACGCCATATCTCGCAACGCAATACGAGAAATCTGGAACTTGCGGTAATTACCACGAGGACGACCGGTCAACTGGCATAAACGACGAAGACGTGTTTTGCTGGAATTACGAGGCAGTTTAGCCAGACCTGCGTAATCACCTTTAGCAATTAATTCTTCTCGTAATGCTGCATACTTTGCTACGAGCTTTGCGTTTCTCTTTTGTTTTTCAATCTTTGATTTGGAAGCCATCTATATACCTTCTCCGAAATTCCAAAAATGGGAACGCCAGTTATACTGAGATTCGCGTCACGCCGTCAACTTGCCCGGCTGCTTTCAAAGTAAAATCGGCTAAAAAAGCGATTTTTGACGAACAAATCTGTGAGGCCTGCCCGCCTGAGTATACTTATGTTTACTTTTTCTTCTTATCTTTTTGCGGTTGCGGGCGGAAATACTTCATTGATTCGACAACAACCGTCCGCCGTGTCGCGATCCGGACCAGCAGAGACAGAAAATAATTGCCCCAGCCCGAAACGGAATACTGCCGTTTTTTCTCCAGCGATTTGAGACCAGTTTTAACGACCTGATCGACCGTCTGAAAGCGATGTTTTTTGAGCCAGCCTTCGACGCCGGCGACATCGAAAAATTCGGTCTGCGTTGTTCCGGGACAGAGTGCTGTCACAGTCACCCCTTTATCGCGTGCTTCGGCCCACAGTCCTTCGCTGAAATGCAGCACATAACTTTTACTGGCCGCATACGCTGACATGTACGCCACTGGCTGGAATGCAGCGACTGAGGCAATATTGATGATGGCCCCGTGTCCCCGCTCCATCATTTCGGGTAGGTAGAAGTAAGTCAGTTCGGTCAAAGCGCCCATGTTGAGTCGTGCCATCTGCATCACCCGTTCCCGATCGGTCGAGGCGATATCCGAAACCACGCTGAAACCAGCATTGTTGATCAATAACTCAACCTGCACGCCACGGCTTTTGACCTCGTCGTATAACTTCTGTGGTGCATCCTGCTCGGAAAGGTCCAGTACTATGACTTCGGTTTTTGTGCCATGGCGGGTCAGCAGTTCTGATGAGAGCTGTTCCAGTTGCTCTTGTCGACGGGCGGTCAGAACCAGATGCATCCCCCGTGCAGCGAGACGATGCGCAAACTCCAAGCCTATCCCGGATGAAGCACCCGTAATTAGAGCCCATCGGTCAGAATATTCATCTATCACTGCAAACTCTCCAGAAGTATCCTGTTGGAGACTAAGAATTTCCATCTTTGAAATTGACCGGGAAGATATGCCGCCCGCGTTTTGTGAGATCGTAATTTAATTTCAGTCTGGTGAAAACCCCGTAACCACTGTTAATAACCCTACTTTGATCGATTTTTCGCCGTTTTTGATTCCCGTGGATGTCTTAAATTCACCAAATGAGGATAAAATGCCCCCTGTAGAACGACTCAGCCGTGCCGAAGTCCGTAGCGTAGATCAACGTACCATTGAAGAATTTGGGCTGCCGGGAATTGCATTAATGGAAAATGCCGGGAAGGGTACGTTTGATTTGCTGTTAACCCTGAAAGTTACTGGCCCCGTTAAAATTTGTGCCGGCAAAGGCAATAATGGAGGCGACGGATTTGTCATCGCCCGCCACCTCGATAACGCCGGGATTCCGGTGCAGATCTTTCTATTAGCCGATCCACAGCAACTGACGGGAGACGCTGCTATCAATTATCAGGTCGCGTCTCGCATGGGAATCTCTATTCAGGCCGACCCTGATTTAAGTGATCCGGATGCCTTTCGCACATTTCTGAGCGATGGCGACTGGATTATCGACGCTTTCCTGGGAACCGGCGTTCAAGGCACCATTCGCTCCCCGTTTACGACAGCCATTCAAATCGTCAACGAAGCTCCGGGAAACAAACTAGCCGTCGATCTCCCTTCCGGCCTCGACTGTGATACAGGGCTACCGCTCGGCGACTGCATCATCGCTGCGCTGACTGCTACATTCGTCGCGGAGAAAAAAGGGTTTGCTGTTCCTGAATCGAAACAATTCACGGGCACCATTCATGTTGTCGATATCGGCGCACCCCGGCAAATCATCACCGATCTCCTGCAAAAACAGTCTTCCTGATGCGATTCAACTGTCCAAACCTGCTTTACAGGATGAGAACTCAGCGGAAAAATGGCCTGTTTCAGGGAAACGGGGGTTCTCAAAAGTACTTCAATACCTATATATTATATTTCAACTGAATTACCTCTCATGGTTTGTTTCTGCCATTTCCTGTTGATTGAAACAGGGACAAGGTTCGTCTGAATGGACAAAAATTTCTGGTATCTCAAGAACTGTGATTTGTTTGAACGGCTGAGCCAGGATCAAATCGCGCAGGTCGAACGGAACTCATCCGTACGGCAATTCGGTCGGGGGAATCTGGTTTACCTCCCGACGGAAAGCAGCGATTCGGTATTCCTGTTGCTCTCCGGTCGGATCAAGCTCTATCACATCACCGGTGAAGGCAAGCAGGCCCTGCTAGCCTTAATTGAGCCGGGCGAACTGTTCGGTGAACTGGCAATCCTGGGGGGAGGAGAACGCGAAGAATACGCTGAGGCCATGCTGAAATCAACGATTCTTCGTATCCCCGGTCCCGTCATCCAGGAACTGATGCAACAGCACGCGACGGTCTCTCTGGGTGTCACCAAGCTCATGGGACTCCGTCGGCAGCGAGTGGAACAAAGATTGAAATCACTGCTGTTCCGTTCGAATCGGGATCGTCTGACGCACCTGCTACTTGATTTGGCAGAAAAATACGGACGCTTCACGCCCGAAGGCGTTCTGATTGATATCAAACTGTCGCATCAGGAATTAGCGAGTATTATCGGCAGTACACGGGAAACTGTGACAGTACTGCTGGGTGAGCTGCAGGACGAACGCTGCATCGACATCCAGAAACGCCACATTACTTTAAGAAAAGCTCAGTTCCTGGCGAATTCAATCGATTTTAAACTGACTCCCGCCTTACAATCTAAGCCTGACCAATCTGGCGAATACCTGTTAAGGGGAGCAGAAGCCTGACGATATAAGCCATTTACAAGTCATCAAAGACCAGAATTAGCAGGAACTGTAAGCTACCTCACAGATCAAACACCAACATAAAACGATAATAATAGTACAGGGACGACTTCCCTAAATACAAAGGCGTTATTCCTACTAGATGAGTAGGAGGTTTTAACATGAACAAAAACAACCCCATCGAACACCAACCCGAATCTGAAGCGGAGTGGAGTACCTGCCCGGCAGGTAGTCTGTGCCGGTTTGTCTCTGTCATGAAAAAGCGGAAACAGATCAGCCATCTGATTACGGGCGCAGAAATTCTCACGGCCTGTCTGGCGGTCGGTTTCATTGGCTTTCTGGGCATCAATCAACTCTCCGGCTCAGCAAATCTCTCAAATCAGCAAGCTGAGCATGCTCCGAAAAAACCCTGTCCGGGAGGCCTGTATTGCAAAGATGTGCTGGCACATGCGAAAGAATATGTTGCTCATACGCTGGATCAGAATTTGACACAAAAAGTTGATGCACACTTGGCAGATTGCCCGCATTGCCAAAAAAAGATTGATCAACTGAAAGCAAACGCGCACAATAACGCAGGCGATCAGAAAGCCGCCTTACAAAAACAGGCCGCTTGGGAAGCCTATCTGCTGGCGTTAAACCAATAGTGACTGTCTTGTCATTAAGCTTATAGTCTATCAGAGTGCGCTCGCTTTAAACTCTGATTCCCTGAAAGGATTGAGGGAAGCATGTCTCAGAATGAAGAACTGCCGGAAGTCAACGATAGTGTCTCTAACGAGGATGATTTTCTTGCTGCCTTCGCTTCAACAGGACCGGTCGATGAAAGTCTGGATGAGGATTTTGAACGGGCTTTGGAAGCATTAGAAGCCGTCGAACGGGATCTGGAACTTCCTGAAATCCCCGCTGACACGGAGGAGTCTGCCGAGAGTAAACCAGCCAGTTCTCAGTCGCAATCGAAGCGGGAAGCCCGCATTCCCCCCCGGCAGATCATTGAAGCAGCGCTATTTGTCGGCGGAAATCCGCTCACCACCAAGAAGCTCTGTTCGCTCTTGAATGATGAATATTCGTCGTCTTATGTAGACGATCTGCTGGATGACCTGAATCGTCAATACAACGACGAAGCACGACCTTATGAAATACGCATGGAAGAAGGCGGCTATCGACTCATTCTGCGATACGATTTCGAACGCATCCGCAATCGTGTATTTGGCTTTGGTCCCAAAGAGATTAAGCTCTCACAAGACGCGTTAGAAGTACTGGCGCTCGTCGCCTACCATCAACCGATCACGAAAGACTCCATCGTCGAAGCCGGTAAAGACAAAGCCGCCGGCATCCTGCGCCAACTCTTGCGGCGCGAACTGATCGCCATTGAACGTGAAGAAGACAAAAAAGCGGAAGTCCGCTACATCACCACCGCCCGCTTCCTACAAGTCTTCGGCTTAGGAAATGTCGAAGAACTCCCCTACAGTGAATCGTTGAGTCATAAATAAGGCTCGTAAAAATACGCCTGTTCTATCACCAGTTGTTTTCTCAACGAAACCACGAAATTTTGTCGCTTTGTCGTGAACTGAAAACTTCTGTCAAACACGATACTGAGCCATTATGACGACGTCCTGATAAGCATCATCCAAATACCGCGCATAGCGTTTCACTCCCTCAACCTGATAGCTGTGCTTTCGATAGAGATTTATCGCAGCTTTATTATCAGCGAACACTTCCAGTTCGAGACGCTTTAACCCCTGCCGCCAGGCGTGCGCAATCGCATCCTTCAAAAGTTGATCGCCAATGCCTCGACCTCGATACTCTGCAATCACTCCCATCCCCAGTCTGCCGACATGTTCCATCGATTGACGTGAGGCAGGAACAATGTCAGCCCAGCCCACAACCGAATCTCCTGCGACGGCAACATATTGAGCATGATTCTGTTCAACATTCTTTGACACAAAGTCATGCACTCGATCCAATGGAGGCGGCTCCACCGTCAACAGATATTTCTTCTCGGCAGCCACACTCGACAAAGCATTGTGAAAACCTGTCACATCGTTCAATTCAATTTGCCTGACTGTGATATTCATTTTCCTGGCACCTGCAAAGTGACGATTTCATGTGTAATCTTCGCTTGCGTTGTTTGGCTACGACTTGCCAGCCATCCTCGTAGATGATGATACCGGGATCTTTGGTTTTGATCATCTGGATCAGAATGCCGTACTCTTTAAGGATTTCCACTACCACTCTGATTTTCGTGATCGGCTTTTTGGCGCGGGGATGAAACCAGCAAATGGCCCGAAAATGGTGATCGTCTCGCAAACACGCGGGAGACTTTAAATGCATTTTCAACCACTCCAGGTTGGCATCCAAGATGTCCTGCTCATACGGTTTTAAGATCCCCGTATCGCTCAAAGACATCGCCGCCTGGAACACACCGTAATTCGTATCCGAAGTCTCATTTTGCCGGTACGTTTCAAATCGGAGATACATCATGAATTGAGAGACACAGCTAGCCGGTTGCATGTTCACTCTCAGATGAATCACGACCAAGCTATTTTTGTCGCAATGTCCGAAACGACCAGAGTGCACTCGCAGACCAGACTGCGATACCAACCCATGCCAGTGACCCCAGCCCCAGAGAGCGATACATGGCCAGCCGCCCCTGGTTACCGCCGGGATTATCCGGCAGGAATATTTCTCCCACCAGCACACTGCCAAAACCGAGCAGGGCACAGAGCGAAAAGACGATCAGAAAAACCCAATGCTGTTTGCGAGGAAAGGAATCTAACTTCATGGCTGACCCACTTCATTCATCGAATGTTGAATTGTGTAAATTAAGACGAAGATTCATCTATTCTGCAGAGGATCGTAAGCTGACGTCAAGCCGGTTTATTCCAGTTTCAGCTCCAGCCACTGTTTGCCGCCACAATGAATGCGTTTTGTCACGCCTGTTTTTAAGTCAGACCGAATTTCAACAGTCTGGGTTCGCACGACTTGCGTTTGGGTATCCAGATGACTTCAATGGCCGATGCTCAATCTTTGCTGATTCCATACTTTACGATCACTGCGTGTGCCGGACTCTCTATTTTTTTAAACGCATTGCACATGACCTCAAGAGACCACGCTTTACCCCGGTTTCCTGACCCCGACCCTTGTATCTGCTCTTGACTGTCTAGAGTTCTTTGTTTTGATAGGCAGATAAAGCCAATGTTTCCCGCCTTTAAAGGCGGGAAACATTGGTGGCGAGTGTCAGATCGTGACGACCCCTGGTCTTAAAGACCGATTCGTAGCTAGATCGCCACTCGCTTCTCATGCCTTAACCCGTACAGTCGCCAGAGCGGTGCCACAACACCAGCTCGTATTTGCAAGGAAGGGCCTTAGCATGCATCAGCATAACACAGAAGACGTTGGAATTGATATTTCAAAGTCCAAATTTGATGTCAGTTTCCCAGATCGTTCCAAGTCCGTCGTTTATCACTACACACCAGCGGGGATGAAAAAGTTCATCGCCACACTCATGAAGCTTCAGCCAAAACGAGTTTGTCTGGAAGCAACCGGCAACTGGGAAAACAGGCTGGTTGCCTGTCTGCACAAGCACCAGATTCCTGTTTCGGTTGTCAATCCACGTCTGATCCGGGACTTTGCCCGGGCGAAGAATCAACTGGCCAAGACCGATGAGATTGACGCGCGTATTATCAGGGAATATGCCCAGGTGATGGACCCGCGGCTCACGCCACCTTTAACAGATGCCCAGCGAAAAATGCGTGAATTTACTTCTCGTCGGGAACAGACCAGCAAGATCATCATCCAGGAAAAGAACCGTCTGGAGACTATCATGGACCAGGACGTCATCGAACTGATTCAGCAATCCATTGACTTCCACAAAGAACAGCTCAGGCAGATCGAGAAGGAACTCAAGGCACTGATAAACGCCGATGAAGAGTCCCGCAAACGTTCGAAAATCCTGCAATCGGTACCAGGCATCGCCAGTATCACGGCGGCCCTGCTCATCTCTGATCTGCCGGAACTGGGAACTCTGAATCGGAAACAGATCTCACGGTTAGTCGGTGTCGCTCCCACGAACCGTGACAGCGGAACCATGAGGGGAAGACGGACGATTGGCGGCGGACGAGTCCGGATCAGGAACGGATTATACATGCCCACAGTCACAGCTCTGAGGCACAACCCGATCATCAGTGCGTTCTATAAACGCTCGTCAAAAACGGAAAGCCAAAAATGGTCGCACTCGTGGCCGCCATGCACAAACTGCTCATCATTCTCAACACCATGGTCAAAGAAGGAAAACAATGGGAGGCAAACGTGAGAAATTCCTGAATTTTTAAGACAGTCGCTATGAGGGGAAACGCGACACTCTGAAACTGATTTTCATTGACGATCTTCATCGCATTAAAAACTGATTTGGTCACGGAATACTCGGTTGCAAACCAGAGCAGATTGATCCCGGCTACATGGATGATAGCCTGATAAGGTAACCGCCCGGCCGAGGTCAGCCGGGCTTCTCCCAGGGGAATCGCGCTGCATTTGGCGACTTCTTTAAATGGCGCAGTACCTCCCTGTTTCTTGATAGCACCTGACACACCCTGCGGCAACAGCAGCCACCAGGGAATCACATTTCGATTCCAGCTGTTGACGATCACATCCGTTTTTTGATCTAAAATGTTTCCCGTGACAATGTCTATTTTCATGACCGCGATCAGGTTTCAAGAATGATACACAGAGGATGTCCAATCACTCCTCACATCATCTTAGACACGTTCACTCGAACTTTTTGTGTGTCTTTCTGAATTAATTCCACGTGCCTGGTCTCGCCAGGGAATCCATTTGCGGGCCATGTCTTTTGAATAGTAGCTCTGAATTTGACCCAAGGTTACTTCGTCTTCGAGCTGATCGAGAATGCGGTATACTCGAATCATTTCGTAGGAAACAGCCATTAAAGCAAACAGTAACCAGAAAGGAACTGCGCCAATTTCGTATTCGATCGCAAAGCCGATCAGACAGCTCCCGATCAGAAACGGCCAATTGATCAATGTGGGATAGAGGTCTAATTTTTCCATGTGTTCCACTGAAATCCGCTTAACAAGGTAATTAACACAGTGATGAGCATCTTAAAGGTATTCCACAAAATCAATTACAACAATCTGCTGCTGAGATCGTCAATAATCGGCGGGGGAACAAGCTGTTCTCTGACTGTTTCCAATTCAGTTCGAGTCAACCATGAGATTTGAAAGGGTTCGCCATCCGACTCGGTTCCTGTTTCAGGCAACGCTTCCCGGACAGCATCATCAATGTCACAGAAATAATGAAACATGATTTCGTGTTCGGGAATTCCCTGAAATTCAAAAATGCACTCATGAAAATTCAGGAATTCCAGTTCATGTCCGGTCACCCCCAGTTCCTCGGACAGTTCACGTTTCGCCGCCGCCAACAGCGTTTCACCAAACTCCACACCGCCACCCACAGGAACATAGAAATGAAAATCACGAATCGGGTCAACGCCTTCAGAAAGCAATACCTGTCCTTGATTGATCAGTGAGATAATGACTTTGGCACGAATTTTCATAACAGGTTTATTTTCTTTCAGATCGATGTGTGTCACTGATCGGCTTGTCCGATGATTATTCCGAAAAAGATCTTATTACATTGCTTCGACCTTTTCCAGGAATTCACCTGTCATCTCTCGCGCTTCGTGGTCTACTGAAATCACTTGAAAGCGAATCGTATCTTTCCAGGCCACATCCGAATAGTCGATCAACGACGGCGTATAATCGCAGGGACCGCATTCCCTGAGTGTAAGGCCGTGGGGGCCTTTGCGGACCTTCGTTGAGAGGACCATGCCCGGCTGAGGGCCAATCAGCCGTGTTGCTGATTCGAACAGAAATTGATCTGTGTCTCCAGTAAATCGAGGCTCAGAATTGATTTCATCCAGAGGAGCCATCCGTGAGCGAAGTACCGCAACATAATCCGCCGGCGCATTCTCAGGAGGTTGTTGATTTTCGGTCCACCAGCGAGGAGATTCAAACCAATCAATTGAATAGACCTCAATACAATATTTTCCATTGGGAATCTTAAGTAAGATACCGCGTTCTTCATTAACTGAACTGAATTGTGCATCGCCTCCCGGCAAACATTCACCGGGTCCAATGAAGAGCGCGCCGGACACAACATCCACCCCCAGATTCTCTACCAGTTCTGCAGCATAATCCCGTTCATCGGAAGTTAATTCATCGTCTGTAATGCGTGCTTGATAAACTCCATCGCCGCCCAGTGAAACAAGGGCAATCACACCCGTTTTGACTTCTTCGAGCTGGCCAACATCGTCACACCACCAGTCAACAATATCAGCGGCACGATGTTGCAGACACTGTGGATCAAAGATAGCAAGCGTTGCCGTGTCAGTAAAAAATTGAAACGTTTGGTCCATCACAGCCTCTCTAAGAGAAGAATTACTTGAAACGATGTGATGTTAGAGGATCACTCTAATAGATCGGCTTCGCTTTGGGGAACCTCAGGTGAATGTTTGATACCGGCTTTATGCAACGCAGACATTGCACGGAAAGCCACTTCGCCCCACTGTTTTTGAACGATCTCCGGCTCCTCTTTAGAGTTCTTGTGCCATTCCTGTATGAGGAACTGAATCTGCTCAGGTTCTAACCAGAGTGCAAGCCTTCCTTTTTCCTGTTCTGCATCGGCGTTCGTTAAATTGCCCTCATCTCGAAGCCTGTCGCGGGCTTCTGCGAGCAGCGTTTTATAGCTGGACAGAAGCGGTTCTGAAAGAGCGGCTTCCAAAATCGCTTGAAGATTCCACACCGCACGCATCTCTGCCTGATCTTCAAAGCCGAACAGACCCTCTTCTGTAAAGCGAGTCAGCAACTCGTACAGAACCAGTGCTTCATCATCAGTGATTTTGATATCCATGAGTTTTGATTTCTTCTACTTCCCCTCAGATTGTCGGTCGACAAAACGATTGTAAAACGACTGCACTGTATTTCGAATTCGATGATCCAGCAACGGTAACGTCGGCTCGTATATTTCTTGAGGCACACCACCATAAAAAGGCTCGGCTA
This window of the Gimesia fumaroli genome carries:
- a CDS encoding 6-pyruvoyl trahydropterin synthase family protein — protein: MTIMRRVKFNAGHRLFRHEGKCQFFHGHNYVADFYVTGPETDAVGRIIDFAQLKALLKGWIDENWDHGFLLNVEDENGLNAIRMVEPTKYFVLPYNPTAENMARYLLDEVCPSVLNDLGVQAVKVVIWETEESCAEATIDQDEKREHSLFDAFQTDSFPTGLNW
- the rpsR gene encoding 30S ribosomal protein S18; amino-acid sequence: MSVGLSRKEIVKRRKKRARLKKKLKCRFCPDGNIPRPVYVDYKDLRTLRSLLDREGRILPRRRTGTSALYQRAVRRAVLRARFIGLLPYVAED
- the rpsN gene encoding 30S ribosomal protein S14, which gives rise to MASKSKIEKQKRNAKLVAKYAALREELIAKGDYAGLAKLPRNSSKTRLRRLCQLTGRPRGNYRKFQISRIALRDMALDGLIPGMKKSSW
- a CDS encoding SDR family NAD(P)-dependent oxidoreductase; amino-acid sequence: MIDEYSDRWALITGASSGIGLEFAHRLAARGMHLVLTARRQEQLEQLSSELLTRHGTKTEVIVLDLSEQDAPQKLYDEVKSRGVQVELLINNAGFSVVSDIASTDRERVMQMARLNMGALTELTYFYLPEMMERGHGAIINIASVAAFQPVAYMSAYAASKSYVLHFSEGLWAEARDKGVTVTALCPGTTQTEFFDVAGVEGWLKKHRFQTVDQVVKTGLKSLEKKRQYSVSGWGNYFLSLLVRIATRRTVVVESMKYFRPQPQKDKKKK
- a CDS encoding NAD(P)H-hydrate epimerase, producing the protein MPPVERLSRAEVRSVDQRTIEEFGLPGIALMENAGKGTFDLLLTLKVTGPVKICAGKGNNGGDGFVIARHLDNAGIPVQIFLLADPQQLTGDAAINYQVASRMGISIQADPDLSDPDAFRTFLSDGDWIIDAFLGTGVQGTIRSPFTTAIQIVNEAPGNKLAVDLPSGLDCDTGLPLGDCIIAALTATFVAEKKGFAVPESKQFTGTIHVVDIGAPRQIITDLLQKQSS
- a CDS encoding Crp/Fnr family transcriptional regulator; protein product: MDKNFWYLKNCDLFERLSQDQIAQVERNSSVRQFGRGNLVYLPTESSDSVFLLLSGRIKLYHITGEGKQALLALIEPGELFGELAILGGGEREEYAEAMLKSTILRIPGPVIQELMQQHATVSLGVTKLMGLRRQRVEQRLKSLLFRSNRDRLTHLLLDLAEKYGRFTPEGVLIDIKLSHQELASIIGSTRETVTVLLGELQDERCIDIQKRHITLRKAQFLANSIDFKLTPALQSKPDQSGEYLLRGAEA
- a CDS encoding zf-HC2 domain-containing protein, with amino-acid sequence MNKNNPIEHQPESEAEWSTCPAGSLCRFVSVMKKRKQISHLITGAEILTACLAVGFIGFLGINQLSGSANLSNQQAEHAPKKPCPGGLYCKDVLAHAKEYVAHTLDQNLTQKVDAHLADCPHCQKKIDQLKANAHNNAGDQKAALQKQAAWEAYLLALNQ
- the scpB gene encoding SMC-Scp complex subunit ScpB → MSQNEELPEVNDSVSNEDDFLAAFASTGPVDESLDEDFERALEALEAVERDLELPEIPADTEESAESKPASSQSQSKREARIPPRQIIEAALFVGGNPLTTKKLCSLLNDEYSSSYVDDLLDDLNRQYNDEARPYEIRMEEGGYRLILRYDFERIRNRVFGFGPKEIKLSQDALEVLALVAYHQPITKDSIVEAGKDKAAGILRQLLRRELIAIEREEDKKAEVRYITTARFLQVFGLGNVEELPYSESLSHK
- a CDS encoding GNAT family N-acetyltransferase translates to MNITVRQIELNDVTGFHNALSSVAAEKKYLLTVEPPPLDRVHDFVSKNVEQNHAQYVAVAGDSVVGWADIVPASRQSMEHVGRLGMGVIAEYRGRGIGDQLLKDAIAHAWRQGLKRLELEVFADNKAAINLYRKHSYQVEGVKRYARYLDDAYQDVVIMAQYRV
- a CDS encoding NUDIX hydrolase, whose amino-acid sequence is MKIRAKVIISLINQGQVLLSEGVDPIRDFHFYVPVGGGVEFGETLLAAAKRELSEELGVTGHELEFLNFHECIFEFQGIPEHEIMFHYFCDIDDAVREALPETGTESDGEPFQISWLTRTELETVREQLVPPPIIDDLSSRLL
- a CDS encoding DUF6386 family protein, producing the protein MDQTFQFFTDTATLAIFDPQCLQHRAADIVDWWCDDVGQLEEVKTGVIALVSLGGDGVYQARITDDELTSDERDYAAELVENLGVDVVSGALFIGPGECLPGGDAQFSSVNEERGILLKIPNGKYCIEVYSIDWFESPRWWTENQQPPENAPADYVAVLRSRMAPLDEINSEPRFTGDTDQFLFESATRLIGPQPGMVLSTKVRKGPHGLTLRECGPCDYTPSLIDYSDVAWKDTIRFQVISVDHEAREMTGEFLEKVEAM